From Bacillus sp. Bos-x628, the proteins below share one genomic window:
- a CDS encoding MFS transporter: MAIAARANNQPPHKAVTGSTVYPILLIIGICHMLNDTLQAVIPAMFPILERTMGLTFTQLGLIAFTLNMVSSVMQPAIGWYTDKRPMPYALPIALFSSAVGIFGLAFAPSFATILLCVVFIGLGSAIFHPEGSRVANMAAGPRRGLAQSIYQVGGNTGQAFAPLIAALMLVPLGQPGVAWFTIVGMVAVCFLLYISRWYAQKLQTIRAQAKKVKTAAARPDIHRKSALTALGIIVFLIFARSWYGNAISNFYAFYAIEQYGITIKESQTYIFLFLILGAVGTFLGGPLADKFGKRNVILASLLACFPPAMILPFAGPVLAYVLLGLIGLILMSSFSVTVVYAQELFPGKIGTMSGLTVGLAFGMGAIGSVALGSLIDAFGLTPTMIGAAFLPILGILAVLLPSDQTLSKWNES; encoded by the coding sequence TTGGCTATTGCTGCTCGTGCGAATAATCAACCACCACATAAAGCCGTAACTGGCTCAACGGTTTATCCTATTTTATTAATTATTGGCATCTGCCATATGCTCAACGACACATTGCAAGCCGTTATTCCCGCAATGTTTCCTATTTTAGAACGCACAATGGGGCTGACCTTTACACAGTTAGGTCTCATTGCTTTTACATTAAATATGGTCTCCTCAGTGATGCAGCCTGCCATTGGCTGGTATACAGATAAGCGTCCTATGCCCTATGCACTTCCTATTGCTTTATTCTCTAGTGCTGTCGGTATATTCGGTCTCGCTTTCGCTCCATCCTTTGCGACCATTTTGCTATGCGTTGTCTTTATTGGACTTGGCTCTGCCATCTTCCATCCAGAGGGTTCCCGTGTTGCCAACATGGCAGCTGGTCCAAGGCGAGGACTCGCCCAATCCATTTATCAAGTGGGTGGTAATACGGGTCAAGCATTTGCACCACTGATTGCTGCATTAATGCTCGTTCCGCTTGGTCAACCTGGGGTCGCTTGGTTCACGATTGTTGGAATGGTTGCTGTATGTTTCCTTCTCTATATTTCGAGATGGTACGCTCAGAAACTACAAACGATCAGAGCCCAAGCAAAGAAAGTCAAAACGGCGGCTGCAAGACCTGATATTCACCGAAAATCAGCACTAACGGCTCTTGGCATTATCGTCTTTCTTATTTTTGCACGTTCTTGGTATGGAAATGCCATCTCGAATTTCTATGCTTTTTATGCTATTGAACAATATGGTATCACCATTAAAGAATCACAGACATATATCTTTTTATTTCTCATTCTCGGTGCAGTAGGGACCTTTTTAGGCGGACCGCTTGCAGACAAATTTGGCAAAAGAAATGTGATTTTGGCTTCATTACTTGCCTGTTTTCCACCTGCAATGATATTACCTTTTGCCGGACCTGTCCTTGCATATGTCTTACTTGGATTGATTGGACTCATTCTAATGTCAAGCTTCTCTGTGACAGTGGTTTATGCACAAGAACTATTTCCCGGGAAAATTGGCACAATGTCTGGTTTAACCGTCGGTCTGGCTTTTGGAATGGGTGCCATTGGATCGGTCGCACTAGGCTCATTGATTGACGCCTTTGGATTAACACCAACGATGATTGGGGCTGCCTTTTTACCGATTTTAGGCATCCTAGCCGTATTGCTTCCTAGTGATCAAACGCTTTCTAAATGGAATGAATCATAA
- a CDS encoding putative nucleotide-diphospho-sugar transferase: MASYHFTTIVSNTHVFKLLALIHSLEQTAHSFKLSVLCADPLAYKVLSQIPRPHVQYEQLHKIEDDALLKAKEDRTFHEYCWTLKPAFLLKILETSQADYLAHLDTDLYFYHNPEAIFAENPLAHLFLTDHMNSERFYHFYELSGRFNTGFVGCRNTDIAKQAVTQWKDQCIAHCTVEMDKEKKRYGDQRYVERWVDDFEGVHVVQSKGANAAIWNIENYQLSFVDGEVYLDENPLLFYHFSAFTIIDEKTFNLNWYYYMKDQKLVDYVYIPYANLVHTKIERVQQIFPDFQQGFIARKHVPDTHFYEVHKKPLI, encoded by the coding sequence ATGGCGTCATATCACTTTACAACCATTGTATCGAATACACATGTATTTAAGCTGCTTGCGCTGATTCATTCGCTTGAACAAACGGCACATTCATTTAAGCTATCTGTCTTATGTGCAGATCCTTTAGCCTACAAGGTGCTGAGTCAGATTCCTCGTCCTCACGTTCAATACGAACAACTGCATAAAATTGAGGATGATGCGTTATTAAAGGCAAAAGAAGATCGAACGTTTCATGAGTATTGCTGGACATTAAAGCCTGCATTCCTGCTGAAAATTCTGGAGACATCTCAAGCAGATTATCTCGCTCATTTGGATACGGATTTGTATTTCTATCATAATCCAGAGGCTATTTTTGCAGAGAATCCACTGGCTCATTTATTTCTGACCGATCACATGAATTCCGAGCGGTTCTATCACTTTTATGAACTGTCCGGGAGGTTTAATACTGGGTTTGTGGGCTGCCGTAATACGGATATTGCCAAACAGGCTGTGACGCAGTGGAAAGATCAATGTATTGCGCACTGTACTGTTGAAATGGATAAGGAAAAAAAGAGATACGGAGATCAGCGCTATGTCGAAAGATGGGTCGACGATTTTGAGGGAGTGCATGTTGTACAATCTAAGGGAGCCAATGCAGCGATTTGGAATATTGAAAACTATCAACTCTCATTTGTTGATGGGGAAGTGTATCTCGACGAGAATCCGCTGCTTTTCTATCATTTCTCTGCTTTTACGATCATTGATGAAAAAACCTTTAATCTAAATTGGTATTACTATATGAAGGATCAAAAGCTGGTGGATTATGTTTATATCCCGTATGCCAATTTGGTTCATACAAAGATTGAACGTGTTCAGCAAATATTCCCGGATTTTCAACAAGGGTTTATTGCGAGGAAGCATGTTCCTGACACTCATTTTTATGAGGTGCACAAAAAACCGCTCATCTAG
- a CDS encoding glycosyltransferase family 2 protein, whose translation MNEKPKVSVIIPSYNAKERLEGSLYSLTLQETDVPFEVIVADNGSTDGTMEMLEKIELNYPFKKVRIPVNQGIAKGRNDAIREAEGDLLIFHDSDMLAEPQFIQKHAEAHAEKEHLVICGVCWKRIYRYFYTAFDQEHIKQLKNQGLYHSQMKDKTPLLSMEEVKNGVFLEKSFDLQSPFIDNLKEILETYDYDLSSYELPWRFFITNNSSVKRKHVVALGMFDEKIVRYGFEDYDLGIRLHQLGLSFELREDIMSVHQEHPSNLTSFDDIKYNILYMCDKYNHIDAIDVHLAFSSPFSHTMTNDMVKEICQLRENSAFDGLLSYFLELLHLITERNVGMKRDYQDMLSAGHFPFKKLAEAAQFARQEYGCMVLVEAIQGLTKELLHADLFEADVM comes from the coding sequence ATGAACGAAAAGCCAAAAGTCAGCGTCATTATTCCAAGCTATAATGCCAAAGAACGCTTAGAGGGGAGTTTGTATTCCTTAACGCTTCAGGAAACAGACGTTCCGTTTGAAGTCATTGTAGCTGATAATGGATCAACCGATGGCACGATGGAAATGCTCGAAAAAATAGAGCTGAATTACCCGTTTAAAAAAGTACGAATTCCTGTCAATCAAGGAATTGCAAAGGGACGAAATGATGCCATTCGAGAGGCTGAAGGAGATCTCCTCATTTTTCATGACAGTGATATGCTGGCCGAGCCGCAATTTATCCAAAAGCATGCAGAAGCACATGCTGAAAAAGAGCATTTAGTCATTTGCGGTGTGTGCTGGAAGCGAATCTATCGTTATTTTTATACAGCGTTTGATCAGGAGCATATCAAACAATTGAAAAATCAAGGTCTATATCACAGTCAAATGAAAGACAAAACCCCGCTTCTATCAATGGAAGAAGTGAAAAATGGCGTATTCTTGGAAAAAAGCTTCGATTTACAGTCTCCGTTTATTGATAATCTTAAAGAAATTTTGGAAACGTATGACTATGATCTAAGCTCTTATGAACTGCCTTGGCGCTTTTTTATTACGAATAACTCTTCTGTGAAACGAAAGCACGTTGTAGCACTAGGAATGTTTGATGAGAAGATTGTTCGTTACGGCTTTGAGGATTATGACTTAGGCATTCGTCTACATCAGCTTGGTTTATCATTTGAATTGCGAGAAGACATCATGAGTGTGCATCAAGAGCATCCGAGTAATTTGACTTCATTTGATGACATTAAATATAACATTTTGTATATGTGCGACAAATACAATCATATTGATGCAATTGATGTTCATCTGGCTTTCTCTAGCCCTTTTTCTCACACAATGACAAACGACATGGTCAAAGAGATTTGTCAGCTGCGTGAGAACTCGGCATTTGATGGGCTACTTTCATACTTTTTAGAGCTTCTCCATTTGATAACAGAGCGGAATGTAGGGATGAAGCGGGATTATCAGGATATGCTGTCTGCGGGACATTTTCCTTTCAAAAAGCTGGCCGAGGCGGCGCAGTTTGCAAGACAGGAATACGGCTGCATGGTCCTAGTTGAAGCCATACAAGGGTTAACAAAAGAGCTATTACACGCTGACTTGTTTGAAGCGGACGTGATGTAG
- a CDS encoding GDP-mannose 4,6-dehydratase: MSGFWNGKNVFVTGCTGLLGSYLVKELIDQGANVTGLVRDQVPRSYLYQGIQFQKMNVVQGSLEDMQTIERALGEYEIDTVFHLAAQAIVGVANRHPISTFEANILGTWNVLEACRRQPLIKRVIVASSDKAYGDQEQLPYDEEMPLNGKHPYDVSKSCADLISHTYYNTYGLPVCITRCGNLYGGGDLHFNRIIPQTIRLVLKGEAPEIRSDGTFIRDYFYIEDAVKAYLLLAEKMEEKGLAGEAFNFSNEIQLTVLELVDKILKAMGSELKPRILNQGTYEIKHQYLSAEKARKLLDWTPDYSIDEGLAKTIEWYREFFKK, translated from the coding sequence ATGAGCGGATTTTGGAATGGTAAGAATGTATTTGTAACAGGGTGTACAGGGCTGCTAGGGAGCTATCTAGTCAAGGAGCTGATTGATCAAGGTGCAAATGTGACAGGGCTTGTACGTGATCAAGTGCCTAGATCTTATTTATATCAAGGCATTCAATTTCAAAAAATGAATGTGGTGCAAGGCTCTCTGGAGGACATGCAAACGATTGAACGTGCGTTAGGGGAATACGAAATAGATACTGTGTTCCATCTGGCGGCACAGGCAATAGTTGGGGTGGCAAACAGGCATCCTATTTCTACATTTGAAGCCAATATTTTAGGCACGTGGAATGTCCTTGAGGCATGCAGAAGACAACCACTCATCAAACGCGTGATTGTAGCATCAAGTGATAAAGCATATGGTGATCAAGAGCAACTTCCATATGATGAGGAGATGCCGCTTAATGGAAAACATCCATATGATGTGTCGAAAAGCTGTGCAGATTTAATCTCTCACACCTATTACAACACGTATGGTCTTCCAGTCTGTATTACAAGATGCGGCAATCTTTATGGAGGTGGGGATCTTCATTTCAACCGAATCATCCCGCAGACCATTCGGCTTGTTTTAAAGGGAGAGGCTCCAGAAATTAGAAGTGACGGAACATTTATTCGTGATTATTTTTACATTGAGGATGCTGTGAAGGCTTATTTGCTGTTGGCAGAGAAAATGGAGGAAAAAGGTCTTGCAGGAGAAGCCTTTAACTTTAGCAATGAAATCCAGCTAACGGTTCTTGAGCTCGTTGATAAAATCTTAAAGGCGATGGGCAGTGAATTGAAGCCCCGCATTCTTAATCAAGGAACTTATGAGATTAAGCATCAATATTTGTCAGCAGAAAAGGCTAGAAAACTGCTTGACTGGACCCCTGACTATTCCATTGATGAGGGTTTAGCGAAAACGATTGAGTGGTACCGAGAATTCTTTAAAAAGTAG
- the rfbF gene encoding glucose-1-phosphate cytidylyltransferase, which translates to MKAVILCGGKGTRMSEVTQALPKPLAMIGDRPILWHIMKIYQYYGVDEFILLLGYKGEKIKEYFLNYDWRHHSMKLDMSTGEMQLLGKSENWKITFLDTGQDTMTGGRLKQAQDYIGDETFMMTYGDGLANINMFHLLKCHQDVGVAATVTGIEKMSQYGTLKVYNKLAQSFSEKSESIGLINGGFFVLSPKVFHYLTDDDQCVFEAEPLQKLAIDGELAVYEHHGFWTAIDTYKNLKEVNEMWNEGKQPWKVW; encoded by the coding sequence ATGAAGGCAGTCATTCTCTGCGGAGGAAAGGGAACGAGAATGAGTGAGGTCACACAAGCGCTTCCTAAACCACTTGCTATGATTGGGGATCGGCCTATTCTATGGCATATTATGAAAATCTATCAGTATTACGGTGTAGACGAGTTTATTTTATTGCTTGGTTATAAAGGGGAGAAGATCAAAGAGTATTTTCTCAATTATGATTGGCGTCATCACAGCATGAAGCTGGATATGTCGACAGGAGAAATGCAGCTTTTAGGAAAGTCAGAGAACTGGAAAATCACCTTTTTAGATACGGGTCAGGATACGATGACAGGCGGTCGTTTGAAGCAGGCACAGGACTATATTGGTGATGAAACATTTATGATGACATATGGTGATGGGCTCGCCAATATCAACATGTTTCATTTGCTCAAATGTCATCAAGATGTTGGAGTAGCTGCCACTGTGACAGGGATTGAAAAGATGTCACAGTACGGAACATTGAAGGTGTATAACAAGCTGGCACAATCCTTCTCTGAGAAGTCAGAAAGTATCGGGTTGATCAATGGAGGATTTTTTGTGTTGTCTCCAAAGGTGTTTCATTATCTTACGGACGATGACCAATGTGTGTTTGAAGCGGAACCGCTTCAGAAGCTGGCGATTGATGGAGAGCTTGCGGTTTATGAACATCATGGATTTTGGACAGCAATCGATACGTATAAAAACCTAAAAGAAGTCAATGAAATGTGGAATGAGGGAAAACAACCATGGAAGGTTTGGTGA
- a CDS encoding DUF1540 domain-containing protein: MAQNVLCEVNSCRFWTENNCTPLQLKLAKTQ, translated from the coding sequence ATGGCACAAAACGTACTTTGTGAAGTGAACTCTTGCCGTTTTTGGACTGAAAACAACTGTACGCCTCTACAATTAAAATTGGCAAAAACACAATGA
- a CDS encoding DUF3900 domain-containing protein has protein sequence MDFTIRFLSFFVIEVEGKDEQANKRFKHYQTLNQEEFEQSELKDFLDGELKKIVKRKADRHPKSEQVPTKIGRFIVESGHELDSNPNYNLYHQTRFADTKEIFDDCSEQFVRTYLDTSAVRGGVFLVASAVPKKYVDDSFVFIMKCDFEQKVASIADTSTLIRKVEMAITTKNMKSIQYPHMPEEGMTEEAEVKIHQSSHARYFEDFLKFVEYGESMPEIMKSQVMNMVQEQVFETLQDESEALKQFEEDLEIWEASEKREIRERLDTEQVTLAASHIVEQTPDITMKMRLGETEIKGLLADFGHSIHIAKVNNRYVVLVEADQIVFEKGSTPVEFHKPNGLKEVVSQLTQKAYDSDID, from the coding sequence TTGGATTTTACGATACGATTCCTATCATTTTTTGTGATTGAAGTTGAAGGCAAAGATGAACAGGCAAATAAACGATTTAAACATTATCAAACATTGAACCAAGAAGAATTTGAACAAAGTGAACTGAAAGACTTTCTAGACGGAGAGTTAAAAAAAATAGTGAAACGAAAAGCAGACAGACATCCGAAATCTGAACAAGTGCCAACCAAAATTGGTCGTTTCATTGTAGAATCGGGTCATGAACTCGATTCAAACCCCAATTACAATTTATATCATCAGACGAGATTCGCTGACACAAAGGAGATCTTTGATGATTGCAGTGAACAATTTGTTCGTACGTATTTAGACACAAGTGCTGTCAGAGGCGGGGTCTTCTTAGTTGCATCTGCAGTTCCTAAAAAGTATGTCGATGATTCCTTTGTCTTTATCATGAAATGCGATTTCGAACAGAAAGTCGCCTCCATTGCTGATACATCGACATTGATTCGCAAAGTCGAAATGGCCATTACAACAAAAAATATGAAATCGATTCAATATCCGCATATGCCAGAAGAAGGCATGACCGAGGAAGCAGAAGTGAAAATACATCAGTCTTCACATGCTCGATATTTCGAGGACTTTTTGAAATTTGTCGAATACGGAGAATCCATGCCTGAAATCATGAAATCACAGGTCATGAATATGGTGCAGGAACAAGTATTTGAAACATTACAGGATGAAAGTGAAGCATTAAAGCAATTTGAAGAAGACCTTGAAATATGGGAAGCGAGTGAAAAACGGGAGATTAGGGAGCGACTCGATACAGAACAGGTCACATTAGCGGCTTCACACATTGTTGAGCAAACCCCTGACATTACGATGAAAATGCGTCTAGGTGAAACCGAAATCAAAGGCCTTCTAGCCGACTTTGGCCACTCAATTCATATTGCAAAGGTCAACAATCGATATGTCGTACTAGTTGAAGCAGACCAAATCGTATTCGAAAAAGGAAGCACCCCTGTTGAATTCCATAAACCAAATGGATTGAAAGAGGTTGTCAGCCAACTGACGCAAAAAGCATATGATTCAGACATAGATTAA
- a CDS encoding SMI1/KNR4 family protein has translation MKPFWDKDIESEETCKKINEKGIAKAEKKLGVILPDTYKKLILEQNGGYTIHNAFPTDHPNSWADDHVPFDHLKGIAKGEGIMDSDYLIEEWELPKGLVLICGDGHTWIAMDYRQTKENPPIHYFDLEDETDFKLADSFDELIAGHYTA, from the coding sequence TTGAAACCATTCTGGGATAAAGACATAGAAAGCGAAGAAACATGTAAGAAAATCAATGAGAAAGGAATTGCAAAAGCTGAGAAGAAATTAGGCGTCATCCTGCCGGATACATATAAAAAACTCATTCTTGAGCAAAATGGTGGATATACGATTCATAATGCGTTTCCGACCGATCATCCGAATTCATGGGCAGATGATCATGTTCCATTTGATCATTTGAAAGGGATTGCCAAAGGCGAAGGGATTATGGATAGCGATTATTTAATAGAAGAATGGGAACTTCCGAAAGGACTTGTGCTCATCTGTGGTGATGGCCATACGTGGATTGCGATGGATTATCGACAAACGAAAGAAAATCCACCTATTCATTACTTTGATCTAGAGGATGAGACGGATTTCAAATTAGCGGATTCGTTTGATGAACTGATTGCGGGTCACTATACTGCTTGA
- a CDS encoding tRNA-dihydrouridine synthase: MNQNFWRDLPRPFFILAPMEEVTDVVFRHVVSEAARPDVFFTEFTNSESYCHPDGIQSVKGRLTFTEDEQPIVAHIWGDKPENFRKMSIGMAELGFQGLDINMGCPVPNVTQNGKGSGLILRPDVAAELIQAAKAGGLPVSVKTRLGFNEVDEWRGWLRHILEQDIVNLSIHLRTRKEMSQVDAHWELIPEIKKLRDEVAPDTLLTINGDIPDRQTGLKLAEQYGVDGVMIGRGIFHNPFAFEKEPKEHTSDELLGLLRLHLDLHDQYSSLGLRPFKALHRFFKIYVKGFRGASFLRNQLMNTSSTDEVRAMLDEFEVRNQEQS; the protein is encoded by the coding sequence ATGAATCAAAACTTCTGGCGTGATTTACCGCGGCCATTTTTTATATTAGCACCAATGGAAGAAGTAACGGATGTTGTGTTTCGTCATGTCGTGAGTGAGGCGGCGAGACCGGATGTGTTTTTTACAGAGTTTACGAATAGTGAGAGTTATTGCCACCCTGATGGCATTCAAAGTGTGAAGGGGCGTTTAACGTTTACAGAAGATGAACAGCCGATTGTCGCTCATATTTGGGGAGACAAACCTGAGAACTTTAGAAAAATGAGTATTGGAATGGCGGAGTTAGGATTTCAGGGGCTTGATATTAATATGGGCTGTCCTGTTCCAAATGTCACGCAAAATGGGAAGGGCAGTGGATTGATTCTTCGCCCAGACGTTGCCGCAGAGCTGATACAAGCCGCAAAAGCAGGGGGATTACCTGTCAGTGTGAAAACAAGACTTGGTTTTAATGAGGTCGATGAATGGCGCGGGTGGCTCAGACACATTTTGGAGCAAGACATTGTCAATTTATCCATTCATCTTCGGACAAGAAAGGAAATGAGCCAGGTGGATGCGCATTGGGAACTCATTCCTGAGATCAAAAAACTTCGTGATGAAGTAGCACCTGATACTCTTTTAACAATCAATGGTGATATTCCTGATCGTCAAACAGGCTTAAAGCTTGCTGAACAGTATGGAGTGGACGGTGTGATGATTGGGCGCGGAATTTTCCATAACCCATTTGCCTTTGAAAAAGAACCGAAGGAGCATACAAGTGATGAACTGCTAGGTCTTTTAAGATTACATCTTGATCTCCATGATCAATATTCATCACTAGGTCTGCGTCCATTCAAGGCACTGCACCGCTTCTTTAAGATTTATGTGAAAGGGTTCCGAGGAGCGAGTTTCCTAAGAAATCAATTAATGAACACATCATCAACAGATGAAGTGCGTGCGATGCTTGATGAATTTGAAGTGAGAAATCAAGAACAATCATGA